In Phragmites australis chromosome 16, lpPhrAust1.1, whole genome shotgun sequence, one DNA window encodes the following:
- the LOC133894925 gene encoding uncharacterized protein LOC133894925 codes for MESNIGITELEPKIASTEPSSLPPIIEDDESEDDGDIYDLEKLPRDPDDLNHTLQKRDQDIVNAIELIYDTKTQLQFLREYGGWADFFKTVNSFCDKHGIKIPSMDDFYKPVGRDRRFFPKAKNLHRFHVDMFLSAIDRILRELNDRFDEVNTNLLLYIASFNPVDSFVAFDKDKLVKLAQFYPNDFSSIEMIHLRFQLAHFVTDMRRDERFRAVKNLVELSIMLVETKKNLNYDIVYKLLKLVLFFLWQLLVLRGYFLR; via the exons ATGGAATCAAATATAGGAATCACTGAACTTGAACCAAAGATAGCAAGCACAGAACCATCCTCTTTGCCCCCAATCATAGAAGATGATGAAtcggaagatgatggtgatattTATGATCTTGAGAAGCTTCCTCGTGATCCTG ATGACTTAAATCATACTTTGCAAAAGAGGGATCAAGATATTGTTAATGCAATAGAGCTCATCTATGATACAAAGACTCAACTACAGTTTTTGCGGGAGTATGGTGGATGGgcagatttttttaaaactgtCAATTCCTTTTGTGACAAGCATGGCATCAAAATTCCTAGTATGGATGATTTTTACAAGCCAGTTGGAAGAGACAGGAGGTTCTTTCCAAAAGCTAAGAATCTACATCGTTTTCATGTCGACATGTTCTTAAGTGCCATTGATAGGATATTGCGAGAGCTTAATGACAGATTTGATGAGGTAAATACAAATTTGCTTCTTTACATTGCATCATTCAATCCTGTTGATTCATTTGTTGCGTTTGACAAGGATAAATTGGTTAAGCTTGCTCAGTTCTATCCTAATGATTTCTCAAGCATTGAAATGATTCATCTTCGTTTTCAACTTGCACACTTTGTTACTGATATGCGTAGAGATGAAAGGTTTAGAGCAGTGAAAAATCTTGTTGAGCTATCCATTATgcttgttgaaacaaagaagaatctcAACTATGATATAGTGTACAAGCTTCTCAAATTGGTATTATTCTTCCTGTGGCAACTGCTAGTGTTGAGAGGGTATTTTCTTCGATGA